A portion of the Actomonas aquatica genome contains these proteins:
- a CDS encoding class I SAM-dependent methyltransferase, translated as MPDSHSTDPKQGEREYYAQLGDAAIAHAIRKPFSDENCAFNLANLAALFHLLPPPPLRILHLGCGVGWLSHMLAERGYHVTGIDIAPEAIAAATRRRDEAGLTDLVYQLGDYEDAINHEPYDVVLFYDALHHAEEPSRALTTAAAALRPGGKLIAFEPGEGHHDSAKSQQAIANFGVHEADMPPARIIALGHAAGFSRHQIMPHPADLMAELYHPDYAVATDQIALARRQFDRSWQLVRELWREPRRHAFTVLWK; from the coding sequence ATGCCCGATTCCCACTCCACCGATCCCAAGCAAGGCGAACGCGAATACTACGCGCAGCTCGGCGATGCCGCCATCGCCCACGCCATCCGCAAACCGTTCTCCGATGAGAACTGCGCCTTCAACCTGGCCAACCTCGCCGCCCTCTTTCACCTCCTCCCTCCACCACCACTGCGCATCCTCCACCTCGGCTGCGGGGTCGGCTGGCTCAGCCACATGCTCGCCGAACGCGGTTACCACGTCACCGGCATCGACATCGCCCCCGAAGCCATCGCCGCCGCCACCCGGCGTCGCGACGAGGCCGGTTTGACCGATCTCGTGTATCAACTCGGCGACTACGAAGACGCCATCAACCACGAGCCCTACGATGTCGTGCTGTTCTACGATGCACTCCATCACGCCGAGGAGCCGTCGCGCGCCCTCACCACCGCCGCAGCGGCCCTGAGGCCCGGCGGCAAACTGATCGCCTTCGAACCCGGCGAAGGTCACCACGACTCCGCCAAGTCCCAACAGGCCATTGCCAATTTTGGCGTGCACGAGGCCGACATGCCCCCGGCGCGCATCATCGCCCTCGGCCACGCCGCCGGATTTAGCCGCCACCAGATCATGCCGCATCCCGCCGATCTCATGGCCGAGCTCTACCACCCCGACTACGCCGTCGCCACCGATCAGATCGCCCTCGCGCGCCGCCAATTCGACCGCTCCTGGCAATTGGTGCGCGAACTCTGGCGCGAGCCCCGCCGCCACGCCTTCACCGTGCTCTGGAAATAG
- a CDS encoding ABC transporter ATP-binding protein encodes MIEVDQLTRVFRTYKKQPGFWGGVKGLVKREFEELAAAKDISFSIAEGEFVGFLGPNGAGKTTTLKMLAGLIYPTSGSARVAGFDPTKRENAYRRIFALVLGQKNQLWWDLPAIESFHLLRHIYGLPADQYQETLDELVDLLAVRHKLNVMVRELSLGERMKMELIAALLHRPRVLFLDEPTIGLDVVSQRAVRSFLKAYNKRHKVTILLTSHYMADIQELCDRVIVIHKGTKIYDGDLARLETGNAGTRQKIITFEPDLHSAESAGRVAFPADWQSAHGATTRDDAGKFTLRVASNKVAAVSQEILQHGPVADITIEDVPLEDVIADLFERH; translated from the coding sequence ATGATCGAAGTCGACCAACTCACCCGCGTTTTCCGCACCTACAAAAAGCAGCCCGGATTTTGGGGTGGCGTGAAAGGCCTCGTGAAGCGCGAGTTCGAGGAACTCGCCGCCGCCAAGGACATTTCCTTCTCCATCGCCGAGGGCGAATTTGTGGGCTTCCTCGGGCCCAACGGTGCCGGCAAGACCACCACGCTCAAGATGCTGGCCGGCCTCATCTACCCGACCAGCGGCAGCGCGCGGGTCGCCGGCTTCGATCCCACCAAACGCGAGAACGCCTACCGGCGCATTTTCGCCCTCGTGCTCGGCCAGAAGAACCAACTCTGGTGGGACCTCCCCGCCATCGAGTCATTCCACCTGCTGCGCCACATTTACGGTCTGCCCGCCGACCAGTATCAGGAAACCCTCGACGAGCTCGTCGACCTGCTCGCCGTCCGCCACAAGCTCAACGTCATGGTGCGAGAGCTCTCCCTCGGCGAGCGCATGAAGATGGAGCTCATCGCCGCCCTGCTCCACCGTCCCCGCGTCCTCTTCCTTGATGAGCCCACCATCGGTCTCGACGTGGTGTCCCAGCGCGCCGTGCGCTCATTCCTCAAGGCTTACAACAAGCGTCACAAGGTCACCATCCTGCTCACCAGCCACTACATGGCCGACATCCAAGAACTCTGCGACCGCGTCATCGTCATCCACAAGGGCACCAAGATTTACGATGGCGACCTCGCCCGCCTCGAAACCGGCAACGCCGGCACGCGCCAGAAGATCATCACCTTCGAGCCCGACCTGCACAGCGCCGAAAGCGCCGGCCGCGTCGCCTTCCCCGCCGACTGGCAATCCGCTCACGGTGCCACCACTCGCGACGACGCCGGCAAGTTCACCCTCCGGGTCGCCAGCAACAAGGTCGCCGCCGTGTCACAGGAGATCCTGCAACACGGTCCAGTCGCCGATATCACCATCGAAGACGTCCCCCTCGAGGACGTCATCGCCGACCTCTTCGAGCGGCACTGA
- a CDS encoding M13 family metallopeptidase — protein MQLNRPWGTCALALSLMSAPLLASEVEFIPMQFTTEFMDQSVDPAVDFNRYANGGWLDATEIPSDKSRWGAFDALAENNWRRIHLLLEEIAESDAPAGSNLQKVADFYRTAMDTAAIDAAGITPLLPTFEQIEAIGDIDDLADYVAAAHAGIGSPLFGLYMYADQRNNEDVIFIMVQGGLSLPTRDYYFDEQYAKYLPLFVDHMTTMFELAGTPTDQARADAETVLALETKLAGFSKTVTELRDPIENYHKMPIAEADALMPDFPLERYIRALGVPESETELDFKQPEFFAGLSEVLASEPLENIKTYLRWQALTSAAPYLASSFEQENFRFFSTELSGTPAQEPRWQRSARMLDRNVGFALGEVYVAKYFPPAVKDRLEEMIVTMRDVLHERIVNLDWMTEPTKEKALEKLKTFRVVVGYPPEWRDYSALTITDESLYANILASAQFETQRQLAKLEKPFDKSEWLRTPQQVNAYYQPSAGQLVFLAGILQPPYFDPELDDAVNYGAICAVIGHEITHGFDDKGRNYDAHGNLADWWTEADATEFAGRAQKLIDQYNSYEVLPEVFVNGEQTLGENIADLGGVSIALEALQRSIAGKEDPMIDGLTQEQRFFIAWSQVWRTKYRDDALKRTVSSNVHSPGMIRAIGPIVNVPEFYEAFGIKEGDPMWLPTAERAKIW, from the coding sequence ATGCAACTGAACCGCCCGTGGGGGACCTGCGCCCTCGCTCTCTCTCTGATGTCCGCGCCGCTGCTCGCCAGCGAGGTGGAGTTCATCCCCATGCAATTCACCACCGAGTTCATGGATCAATCCGTCGACCCCGCCGTCGACTTCAACCGCTACGCCAACGGCGGCTGGCTCGACGCCACCGAGATCCCGTCCGACAAGTCCCGCTGGGGCGCCTTTGATGCCCTCGCCGAAAACAACTGGCGCCGCATCCACCTGCTCCTCGAAGAGATCGCCGAGTCCGACGCCCCCGCCGGCTCCAACCTGCAAAAGGTCGCCGACTTCTATCGCACCGCCATGGATACCGCGGCCATCGACGCCGCCGGCATCACCCCGCTCCTGCCGACCTTCGAACAGATCGAGGCCATCGGCGACATCGACGATCTCGCCGACTACGTGGCCGCCGCCCACGCCGGCATCGGCAGCCCCCTCTTCGGCCTCTACATGTATGCCGACCAGCGCAACAACGAGGACGTCATCTTCATCATGGTCCAGGGCGGCCTGAGCCTCCCCACCCGGGACTACTACTTCGACGAGCAATACGCCAAATATCTGCCGCTCTTCGTCGATCACATGACCACGATGTTTGAGCTCGCCGGCACGCCGACCGATCAGGCCCGCGCCGACGCCGAGACCGTGCTCGCTCTCGAAACCAAACTCGCTGGGTTCTCCAAAACGGTCACTGAGCTGCGCGACCCGATCGAAAACTACCACAAGATGCCGATCGCCGAGGCCGACGCGCTCATGCCCGACTTCCCGCTCGAGCGCTACATCCGCGCCCTCGGCGTGCCGGAGTCCGAGACCGAGCTCGACTTTAAACAACCTGAGTTCTTCGCCGGCCTCAGCGAGGTGCTCGCTTCCGAGCCGCTGGAGAACATCAAGACCTACCTGCGCTGGCAGGCGCTCACCAGTGCCGCCCCTTACCTCGCCAGCAGCTTCGAGCAGGAGAACTTCCGCTTCTTCTCCACCGAACTCAGTGGCACGCCCGCCCAGGAACCGCGCTGGCAGCGCTCCGCCCGCATGCTCGATCGCAACGTCGGCTTTGCCCTCGGTGAAGTGTATGTCGCCAAATACTTCCCGCCCGCCGTCAAAGACCGCCTCGAGGAAATGATCGTCACCATGCGCGACGTGCTGCACGAGCGCATCGTCAACCTCGATTGGATGACCGAACCCACCAAGGAGAAGGCGCTCGAGAAACTGAAGACCTTCCGCGTCGTCGTCGGTTACCCGCCGGAGTGGCGCGACTACTCCGCCCTCACCATCACCGACGAGAGCCTCTACGCCAACATCCTGGCCTCCGCCCAATTCGAAACCCAACGCCAGCTCGCGAAGCTGGAGAAGCCCTTCGACAAATCCGAGTGGCTGCGCACGCCCCAGCAGGTCAACGCCTACTACCAGCCGTCCGCCGGCCAACTCGTCTTCCTCGCCGGCATCCTGCAGCCGCCCTACTTCGATCCGGAGCTCGACGACGCCGTCAATTACGGCGCCATCTGCGCCGTGATCGGTCACGAGATCACCCACGGCTTCGACGACAAGGGCCGCAACTACGACGCCCACGGCAACCTCGCCGATTGGTGGACCGAAGCCGACGCGACCGAGTTCGCCGGCCGCGCCCAAAAACTCATCGACCAATACAACAGCTACGAAGTCCTTCCCGAAGTCTTCGTGAACGGCGAACAGACCCTCGGTGAAAACATCGCCGACCTCGGCGGCGTTTCCATCGCCCTCGAAGCCCTGCAACGCTCCATTGCCGGCAAAGAGGATCCCATGATCGACGGCCTCACCCAGGAGCAACGCTTCTTCATCGCCTGGTCCCAAGTTTGGCGCACCAAATACCGCGACGACGCCCTCAAGCGCACCGTCTCCTCCAACGTGCACTCGCCCGGCATGATCCGCGCCATCGGCCCGATCGTGAACGTGCCCGAGTTTTACGAGGCCTTCGGCATCAAGGAAGGCGACCCGATGTGGTTGCCCACCGCCGAGCGCGCGAAGATCTGGTAA